GCGACGCCCCGGCAAACGCCGCCAACAGCAACCCGAGCCCGTAGACCAGGCTCAGCGCCTTGGCCTTCTGCCGCAGCGATTCCAGGACGTCGATGAGTTGCTGGACGGGCATGGGGGCTCCTTGATACCAAAATACAGACGGGCAAACCCGCGAAATGTTACGTCGAAGTTGTCATTCCGAGCGCAGCCGAGGGATCTAGCACCGGACACCGACCGCTCGAATCAGCCGCCGGGCGTCCGGTGCTAGATCCCTCGGCTGCGCTCGGGATGACGGAGGTTGAGTCTTCATCGTTCACAACATCCCCGCCATCTTTCGGCCGACCCACTCGGCGGTGATCAACAACACGAACAACACCAACGCGATCGGGGCGTCCCACAACGCCTGTTCCATGCGGATCGGCACCGACCGGGCGGCGCTGGTCAGCAACTGCGGCAGTCGATCCAGCGCGTCGGCCAGCGGCACGACTTCGCCGCCGGTCTCGCTGGCGAGTGCGGTCGACGCTTCGACATCGACCTGCGGCCGGGCGAGCTCCAACGTCGGGGCTTCCACCTGGATCGACACGCCGGCCCCGGCGGCTTGCGGCAGATCGTTCAGTTCCGCGGCGTAGGTTCCGATGCCGTCGGCGGTGAAGGTCGCGACGAACGTGTCGGGGCGGTTCTCCTGTTGGCGGAGCGTGAGTTGTCGGACGGCCACGCCGTCGCTGTCCTTGACGTTCACCCCGATGCTGTCGCCGAGTTGCGAAAGCAGGCCGCCGTCGAGGGCGCGGAAGCTCACGGTGACCTGCTCGCCCAGCGCGTAGGCCGGCCGGTCGGCGTCGAAGGTGTAACGGCGTTGGCCGAGCTTTCGGCCGCGGGCGAGGTAGCGGAGGTTCTGCACCCAGTACGTGTTGAAGACGGCCTCGCCGGTGTAGTACCGCCAACGCCAAGAGTCGTCGATTGCGGCGAAAAGCGTCCGACCACTGCCGTAGCGCCCGCCGATGAGCAGCGGTGCCGGCTGGCCCGAGGGGGCTTGGGCGGTCGGGTGCTGGGCGAGGACCTGCGCGACGCCGGGCTTGGCCTCGATGCCGCGAACGTACCAGAGCGACTCGGGCAGGTCGTTCTCGAGGTAGCGTTGATTCTGCTCGCGGTCGGCGAAGAAGCGGAACATGCCGAGCTGTTCACCGGCGGCGGTGAGGACCGGGCGGTAGCCCTCGGTGATCGTCGTGCCCTGGGCGAAGGCGAAGCTGGCGACCTCGGTCACGTCGACCGGCAGCACTTGTTCGATCGGCGTGCCGATGTACTCCTGCGGCGAGTACCTCGGCCCGGCGAGCATGCCGAACCCGCCGCCCTTCTCCGCGACGTACTCACGGATGAGTTGAAGCTGGAAGTCACTGAACTGGATCGGGTCGACGTCGCCCAGGAGGATCACGTCGTACTCGAGCATCTCGTCCATGCTCTCGGGAAAACGGCGGACCGGATTGTTGCCGCCCTGCGGGAAGCCGGGGTCGGCGCTGTAGAGCAGCACCGAAAGCTCGACGGTCTTGTCGCGGGTCAATTCCTGTTTGAGGTAGCGAAACTCCCAACGCGGATAGCCATCGACGTAGAGCACGGCGATCGACGCGTCGAGCACCTCGATCCGCAGCGGCCGGCGGTTGTCGTCCTCGGTCAGTTCGCCGACGAGCGGGACGGCTTCGACGAGAAGGTCGAGCGTGCCGACCTGGTCGGTCTTGATCTGCAAATCGGTTTCGAGCGGCTCGCCGGGTTCAGGGTTGAGCGTGGTCCGGGCCGGGCGTCCGTCGGGGCCGGCCTGGACGACGCCCGTGGCACGATCGACGAGTTGGAGCGTGACCGGCTCGCCGGCGGGAAGATTGTCGGCACGCAGGTCGACGGCGATGTTGACGATGTCGCCGGCGAAGGCGGTTTCCTGGGCGCTGACCGACACGACATCAAGGTTGGCCGGCGGCGTCGGGGAGCCGACGGGGACAGGGAGGATCTGCACCCCCGCGTCGCGAAGCTGATCGAGCAGCGCCGTGTCCGCTGCCCGGGGCGTGTCCTGGAAATCGCTGAGCACCACGACGCCGGCAAGGTTCCGCCCCGCAAGCTCCCGCTCCACCGCACGCACCGACGGCGTCACCTGCGTCGCCCCGCCGGTCGGCTCCAGGGTCGCGAGTTGGTCGGTGTCGGTGTTCACCGCCGAGTCGTCGAAGCGGAACAACTCGACCTGATGGGTCTCGGCCAGCGTCGGCAGCAATTGCTCGATCAGCTGGTTGGCCGCGGCGAAGCGGGTCGGTCGGGCCGGGTCGGTCGATTCGCCCACGTCCCGCACCGACATGCTCGACGAGTCGTCGACCATCACCGCCACCACGCTCGGCTCCTCGCGCGTCTGCGTCAGGGTCAAGACCGGACGATTGAGCAGCGTGATCAACAGCAGGAGCAACGACAGACGCAACCCGCCGAGGATCAGCTTGGTCGATCGCTTGCGTCCTTCGCGTCGGTAGATCCACACTACCAACGCAACCGCGGCAACAACGAGCACCGCGTTGATCAACCCATGACCGACCGTCGACCCGCCCGGCCAAGCCGGGTTGAAGTCGAACGACAAGTCCCCCTCACGACCGAGGAAGCCGCCATCGAGTCCGAGGAGAATTTCGAGCAGTCGTTGCATCCGTGTGCGACCTTATCCCTTGCTATGTCCAAACTTCAGGGCCATCCAGGTTTCGGCGGCGACCAGGCCGAGCACGCTCAGTAGCAACGGCCAGCCGAAGTCGTTGTTCGTCGTTTCCAAACCAACCTCGCTATCGACGTCGGCGAAAGTCAGTTCGATCCCGCCCAGCGCGTCACGCAACGCCGCCTCGTCGAGCCGGCGGATGTCGCTTTCCTGAGCCGGCATGTTCGCGGCGATCGGATAGGTCGCGGTGCCGACGTCCAACGTCAGCATGCCGGGCCGTTCGATCGGTTCGCTACGCCAGACACCGTCGTCACCGCGATCGAGCAATGACGAATCGCCGTCGGCCGTTCGTAGCATGGGCGTTTCCGTCACCCGCACCGCCGCCGGGAGAACCAACGGCTCCCCCACCTCGACGTTAAGCCAACGATCCCCGCCGCCGGCCGACTTGGACAGCAACTCATGGATGAGACTGACGAACACCGGCTTGGAAATCAGCGTGTTCCACTCGCCATCGGCGTAGGCGGTTGACGTGGCAAGCGTCACGACCCGGCCGCTGCCGACGCGATGGGTGAGGATCAGCGGATCGGCAGCGCGATCGGCTTCGGGCTGCAATGACAGCACGGTCTCGGCAGTGTCGACGCTTGGCGTGATGCGGAAGTACTGCGAGACGGTCGCCGTATCGAGACCGCTGCGGCTCACACGTGAAAATGCCGCGAGGAACGGATGAAGCACGTCGTTAGGATCGAAGTCCACGCGACGCCCCACACCGTCCACGCGGACGAGTTGGACGAGCCCGCCGGGCAACAGACCACGACCGCCGAGGGTTTGGTTGTAATCGTCGATGTCGACCTGACCGCCGAGGAACACGAACAATGTGCCGCCGGTCTCGACGTACTTTCGAAGTGCGTCGGCTGCGGCATCGGAGATATTGCCGACATCGGCGAGGTACACGGCCCGGTAGCTACCGAGCACCTGGGCTTCGAGTTCGAGATCGCTGATGAGTTCGGTGCGAACGTAACTGCGGGTGTCGGTGCCGGGGGCGGCATCATCGAACGGCGGCGCGAGCGCCGTATCGAGCACCGCCCCGCTACCCGAGAGTGCGTCGATGCCACGTCGGCCTTCGACGATCAACACTGGCAACGCCGCCGCGACATCGATCACCCCACGCCGAACATCGTCGGCCGGCAACGGATCGCCGCCGGTCACCAGCACCTCCAGCACGTGCCGCCCGCCGTCGGCGAGGTTGGGCGAAACCAGCACCGACTCGCCGGTCGGCGTCGGTGAAATCACATTGGTCGTGAGCGGCAACGACTGGCCATCGAGCCGGGCGACGACATCTGCGGTGCCGACGTTACCGAAGCCGCGTAGCTCGGCGTCGAGGGTGTTGTTGAAGCCGCTACGGATCAGGCCGGCGGACGTGCCCAGATCGGCGACGGCGGTGTTCGTCGGCGCGACATCGGCCACGTCGTGATGCACGATGTCGGTGAACGTCTCGGCCAACGCCGGGGCCAGCTCTGGAAGGCGATTGTCCGACCACGCCCCCTCCGCCGCATCGGTCACCAAATGGAGCACCCGCGTCGGCTCATCCGATGCGAACGTGCCGAGTTCCATGGCCGCGGAGAACGCTCCGTTCAAATCGGTCCCGGCAAAGCTCACTTCCGCATCGGCCATGGCGTCGAGCGCGGCGGTCAGATCGAACGTCGGCTCACCGAAGAGCAACCGCGCCGAACCGCCGGTCGTCACGACGGCAACCCGTTCGCCGCCGGTGTCGAGCCGATCGATGATGCGGCGAACGACGTCCTTGGCCCGCTCGAAGTTGGTCGTTCCGTCGGTTCGTTGGTAACGCATCGAGCCGGAGGTGTCGAGCACGATCACGTGCAACCCCGACGGCCGACCGGCGAGCTGGGCGAGTGTTCCGTCGCCACACCCCATCGGTCGGGCGAGTGCCATTCCGATCAACGCCACGATCGCGCAACGGGTGAGCAACAGCAGCCACGACTCGAACCGCAGCCGCTTGCGATTCTTCTTCATGGCCTTGAGCAGAAACTCCATCGCCGCCCACTTCACCCGCTTGAACCGTCGGCGGTTGAGAATGTGAATGATCACCGGAATCGCGACCAGCGCGACACCGAGGATGGCGAAGATGGGGTTGAGAAAACTCATCAATATCCCGTAGTGATCTTCACGATTTCAGGGCCGCCGGGCATGCGGTGGACCTCGGCTACATAATCCCAGCCGATCTCATCTTCCGACGTTGTTCCGATGCGAAACCAAACCTTGGTACAGAACTCGTCGGGGACATCGGGACCGACGATCACGAGGTC
The Planctomycetota bacterium DNA segment above includes these coding regions:
- a CDS encoding BatA domain-containing protein, which translates into the protein MSFLNPIFAILGVALVAIPVIIHILNRRRFKRVKWAAMEFLLKAMKKNRKRLRFESWLLLLTRCAIVALIGMALARPMGCGDGTLAQLAGRPSGLHVIVLDTSGSMRYQRTDGTTNFERAKDVVRRIIDRLDTGGERVAVVTTGGSARLLFGEPTFDLTAALDAMADAEVSFAGTDLNGAFSAAMELGTFASDEPTRVLHLVTDAAEGAWSDNRLPELAPALAETFTDIVHHDVADVAPTNTAVADLGTSAGLIRSGFNNTLDAELRGFGNVGTADVVARLDGQSLPLTTNVISPTPTGESVLVSPNLADGGRHVLEVLVTGGDPLPADDVRRGVIDVAAALPVLIVEGRRGIDALSGSGAVLDTALAPPFDDAAPGTDTRSYVRTELISDLELEAQVLGSYRAVYLADVGNISDAAADALRKYVETGGTLFVFLGGQVDIDDYNQTLGGRGLLPGGLVQLVRVDGVGRRVDFDPNDVLHPFLAAFSRVSRSGLDTATVSQYFRITPSVDTAETVLSLQPEADRAADPLILTHRVGSGRVVTLATSTAYADGEWNTLISKPVFVSLIHELLSKSAGGGDRWLNVEVGEPLVLPAAVRVTETPMLRTADGDSSLLDRGDDGVWRSEPIERPGMLTLDVGTATYPIAANMPAQESDIRRLDEAALRDALGGIELTFADVDSEVGLETTNNDFGWPLLLSVLGLVAAETWMALKFGHSKG